The Rhododendron vialii isolate Sample 1 chromosome 6a, ASM3025357v1 genome includes a window with the following:
- the LOC131329491 gene encoding uncharacterized protein LOC131329491, with protein MLLSPGHSPRHLSSPSPSPSLSLSEKQNPITPSTSNKTPKTQPSVLDEDSYVAAIEKIIERDFFPDIPKLRDRLDWLEAVRSRDPVQIRDAQLKILERRQGKAPPEGNKIRTPGSTFFRNTTPFELDKTPGIENNENLGNFGGLGEVNDGPIDASLSLDEFFRRYTSEDNDSFSKIMEKVNRKRKERCEYLTVGEKEGEGLIEDAKKERFITDGYGTSDQPPSTLEGWNYTAKNLLMYNPSDKGEVALTEEERAERLKYLTKEINRPNTRFHGKMMDSRPKEEDTVAVLYTPIPGGTPNPFSLSDREGDKLKRYDLEDLRKTPNPYYVESSKEGDNGYKYVRTPSPAPGMDGSPFITWGEIEGTPLRLEPEDTPIGIGGSGDRPHFRIPLPPTRDAKAHSLSREAARKLRDRSKMFQKPPLPSPVRGGSASPSTRTLSPAAQKFVRNAIAKSSHSVDESLRASYRGASPGAGTPKAGRSISRFGRDGSVDSRSPSVGEGLNPPW; from the coding sequence aTGCTTCTATCTCCAGGCCACTCCCCACGCCACCTCTCctccccatccccatccccatccctctccctctccgaAAAACAAAACCCTATCACCCCTTCAACCTCCAACAAAACCCCCAAAACCCAACCCTCCGTCCTCGACGAGGACAGCTACGTCGCCGCCATCGAAAAGATCATCGAGCGCGACTTCTTCCCCGACATCCCCAAGCTCCGCGATCGACTCGACTGGCTCGAAGCCGTCCGCAGCCGGGACCCCGTCCAGATCCGCGACGCCCAGCTCAAAATCCTCGAGCGCCGCCAAGGGAAGGCACCACCAGAAGGTAATAAAATTCGAACGCCTGGTTCAACTTTTTTTAGAAATACTACTCCCTTCGAATTGGATAAGACTCCTGGTATCGAAAATAACGAGAATTTGGGTAATTTTGGTGGTTTGGGTGAGGTTAATGATGGTCCAATCGATGCGTCGTTGAGTCTTGATGAGTTTTTTAGGAGGTATACTAGTGAGGATAACGATAGCTTTTCAAAGATTATGGAGAAGGTGAATaggaagaggaaggagaggtGTGAATATTTAACAGTTGGCGAAAAGGAGGGAGAGGGATTGATCGAGGATGCGAAGAAGGAAAGGTTTATTACGGATGGGTATGGGACGTCTGACCAGCCTCCGAGCACGTTGGAGGGGTGGAATTATACCGCGAAGAATTTGTTGATGTACAATCCATCTGATAAGGGGGAAGTGGCGTTGACGGAGGAGGAGAGGGCGGAGAGGCTAAAGTATTTGACCAAGGAGATTAATCGGCCCAATACCCGTTTCCATGGCAAGATGATGGATTCTAGGCCGAAAGAGGAAGATACGGTGGCTGTGCTTTATACCCCGATCCCCGGGGGAACTCCGAATCCATTCTCCTTGTCGGATAGGGAAGGAGATAAATTGAAGAGGTATGATTTGGAGGATTTGAGGAAGACTCCGAATCCTTATTACGTTGAATCGTCTAAGGAAGGTGATAATGGATATAAATATGTCCGGACACCGTCTCCTGCTCCGGGTATGGATGGGTCGCCATTTATAACGTGGGGAGAAATTGAAGGGACTCCTCTGAGGTTAGAGCCTGAGGATACACCGATCGGTATTGGGGGTAGTGGTGATCGTCCCCACTTTAGGATCCCTCTACCACCTACTAGGGATGCAAAGGCTCACTCTTTGTCAAGGGAGGCTGCTCGTAAACTGAGAGATAGGTCTAAGATGTTTCAGAAACCACCATTGCCGTCACCAGTTAGAGGAGGAAGTGCTAGTCCAAGCACGAGGACACTCTCTCCTGCTGCCCAAAAGTTTGTGAGGAATGCAATTGCCAAGTCGTCACATTCTGTTGATGAATCACTTCGTGCCAGTTACCGGGGTGCAAGCCCTGGGGCGGGGACTCCAAAAGCTGGAAGGAGTATATCAAGGTTTGGGAGAGATGGAAGCGTGGATTCCAGGTCACCTTCTGTAGGGGAgggcttgaatcctccttggtAG
- the LOC131329851 gene encoding zinc finger CCCH domain-containing protein 18 isoform X1, translating into MDLPESTKVVYNRIQKLEPENVSKILGYILIQENADRDMIRLAFSPDNLLHSLINKVKTRLGLTSTAPISAPISPPQLIPNQPLDIPLQFVHFSQSPSRPFSSPASLRANHPYTVEFAPPIYADSAANRDYHLQNQLQFLSLEDRLDNSVGSDFSSSNYYCPEPALGPRTRRSPSLPEFPLKVCHYYIKGFCKHGNNCRYFHPTPESFSQMLNNPSSSVFYNEDNFFSPGSLEKLELEITELLKSRRGFPVSIASLPMLYYEKYGKSLQAEGYLTESQRHGKAGYSLTKLLARLKNNIRLIDRPHGQHSVILAEDFPKYMEFNGERSDHGGIDASSRQIYLTFPAESTFTEQDVSNYFNKYGPVQDVRIPCQQKRMFGFVTFVFAETVKQILTKGNPHFVCGARVLVKPYREKSRLIDRKYVDKMQHSMYNGSPFDDQEPELHSMPQVCDNSTLIRHKLMEEHQALELERKHLSDMQLAPKAKNHHQYFGYSMDELKLPKARAEQTDFPSADHFSYMLDVLNNGSTADDKVRLINTRYDDQESSQGLNLPDSPFAAPIGSGISTVT; encoded by the exons ATGGACCTTCCCGAGTCTACCAAAGTTGTATACAATAGGATCCAGAAACTAGAGCCAGAAAACGTCTCTAAAATCCTCGGATATATCCTGATACAAGAGAATGCTGATCGCGACATGATCCGTCTGGCCTTCAGCCCGGATAATTTGCTCCACTCTCTGATTAACAAAGTCAAAACCCGCCTTGGATTAACCTCCACAGCACCAATTTCCGCTCCCATTTCCCCACCTCAGTTGATCCCAAACCAGCCCTTGGATATCCCCCTACAGTTCGTGCATTTCTCCCAATCCCCATCTCGCCCCTTCTCATCGCCTGCTAGTCTAAGAGCTAACCATCCTTATACTGTGGAATTTGCGCCACCCATTTACGCTGATTCAGCTGCCAATCGTGACTACCACCTGCAAAACCAACTTCAGTTTCTATCACTGGAAGATCGTTTGGATAACTCTGTTGGTTCGGATTTCTCTAGCAGCAATTACTATTGCCCAGAACCGGCATTAGGCCCTAGAACCAGGAGGTCTCCAAGCTTGCCTGAATTTCCTCTCAAGGTTTGCCATTACTATATCAAGGGTTTCTGCAAGCACGGAAACAACTGTAGGTATTTCCACCCCACCCCAGAAAGCTTCTCTCAGATGCTCAACAACCCTAGTTCAAGCGTGTTTTATAATGAAGACAATTTTTTCTCACCTGGGTCTCTTGAGAAGTTAGAGTTGGAAATCACTGAGCTTTTGAAATCAAGGAGAGGGTTTCCTGTTTCGATTGCCTCTTTGCCAATGTTGTATTATGAGAAATATGGGAAGAGTTTGCAGGCTGAGGGCTACCTCACTGAGAGCCAGAGACACGGTAAGGCTGGCTATAGCCTTACCAAACTTCTTGCTCGATTGAAGAACAACATTCGTCTTATTGACAG ACCTCATGGCCAGCATTCGGTAATTTTGGCTGAAGATTTTCCGAAATATATGGAGTTCAATGGGGAAAGAAGTGATCATGGGGGGATTGATGCCAGTTCTCGGCAGATTTATCTTACTTTTCCAGCTGAGAGCACATTTACGGAGCAAGATGTTTCCAACTACTTCAA CAAGTATGGGCCTGTTCAAGATGTGAGGATTCCTTGCCAACAGAAGAGGATGTTTGGGTTTGTGACCTTTGTTTTTGCCGAGACAGTCAAGCAGATTTTGACAAAGGGAAATCCTCATTTCGTATGCGGTGCTCGTGTTCTGGTGAAACCTTACAGGGAGAAGTCAAGGCTTATTGACAG GAAATATGTGGACAAAATGCAGCACTCCATGTACAATGGCTCACCCTTTGATGATCAAGAACCTGAGCTTCACTCAA TGCCTCAAGTTTGCGACAATTCAACATTAATCAGGCATAAACTTATGGAAGAACATCAGGCACTTGAACTAGAGAGAAAGCATCTCTCAGATATGCAATTAGCACCCAAAGCCAAAAACCATCACCAGTACTTTGGCTACTCAATGGATGAGTTGAAGCTGCCTAAAG CGCGTGCAGAACAAACAGACTTCCCATCTGCTGACCATTTCAGTTATATGCTGGATGTGCTGAACAATGGTTCTACCGCTGACGACAAAGTTAGGCTCATAAATACCCGTTACGATGACCAGGAGAG CAGTCAAGGACTTAATCTTCCAGACAGCCCATTTGCAGCTCCAATAGGGAGTGGCATCTCAACAGTGACATAG
- the LOC131328924 gene encoding WRKY transcription factor SUSIBA2, protein MVTLGEAFQDEVASDKSQQMKNLGSGYREPQPNQEGNALSVFPEKEMGESQKTRPDAELTTSRCNEEGNNSSTIAEKLLKNMEQKNSSDSTSRDQTSQSSQEGTPHSLLPVRVLPRQSPDTTTCGVHNSVANQDGTSLPQTPERAADNLQQRQRSNTGDTSHSNGDGSSLSAIPEKGSDCLQLPQSANTELHLLQCDQEGRKSSRIPDKVSQDGYNWRKYGQKLVKGNEFVRSYYRCTHPNCPAKRQVERSQGGQITDTVYLGKHEHPKPQPSPQMAAGLVVPIKKKRDEPSLAAEDDKSSNAHDPTSHHVEPVETPRLSTSSPDRAVECAISQSHRATDAVDHSGIPDSKRQKNDICNSSETLVEKPNGEPRRVVQSVSGVDIVNDGYRWRKYGQKYVKGNANPRSYYRCSTASCSAKKHVERASHDPKVVITTYEGQHAHDTPPARTVTVNTAGADSNVVSLNGESRSTPEEKSSGS, encoded by the exons ATGGTTACTTTAGGGGAAGCATTCCAAGATGAAGTTGCTTCTGATAAGTCACAGCAGATGAAGAACCTAGGCTCTGGATACCGTGAGCCACAACCCAATCAAGAAGGAAATGCTCTTTCTGTGTTTCCTGAGAAAGAAATGGGTGAGTCGCAGAAGACCAGACCTGATGCTGAGCTTACTACATCAAGATGCAATGAAGAAGGAAACAATTCGTCAACAATAGCTGAGAAATTGTTGAAGAACATGGAGCAGAAAAATAGTTCTGATAGTACCAGCAGAGATCAGACATCTCAATCCAGTCAAGAAGGGACCCCGCACTCTTTACTACCTGTGAGAGTGTTGCCGAGACAGAGCCCTGATACTACTACTTGTGGGGTTCACAACTCTGTGGCCAATCAAGATGGAACGTCGCTTCCTCAAACGCCTGAGAGAGCTGCGGATAATTTACAGCAGAGACAGAGATCTAATACAGGGGATACATCACACTCTAATGGAGATGGAAGCAGTCTTTCTGCAATACCCGAGAAGGGGTCAGATTGTTTGCAGCTTCCACAAAGTGCTAATACGGAGTTGCATTTATTACAATGCGATCAAGAAGGAAGGAAGTCCTCTAGAATCCCTGATAAAGTTTCACAAGACGGATATAACTGGAGGAAATATGGGCAAAAACTTGTTAAAGGAAATGAATTTGTTCGGAGCTATTACAGATGTACACATCCTAATTGCCCAGCAAAAAGGCAAGTGGAACGCTCACAAGGTGGCCAGATTACGGATACCGTTTATCTGGGTAAACATGAGCATCCCAAACCTCAACCTAGTCCCCAGATGGCTGCAGGCTTGGTAGtgcccattaaaaaaaaacgagatgAGCCTTCTTTAGCTGCTGAAGACG ATAAATCATCTAATGCACATGATCCAACATCTCATCATGTTGAGCCAGTAGAAACCCCGAGGCTTTCTACTAGTTCTCCTGATCGTGCTGTGGAGTGTGCGATTTCACAATCACATAGAGCAACAGATGCAGTTGACCACAGTGGCATTCCAGACTCTAAGAGACA GAAGAATGACATTTGCAACAGTAGCGAGACTTTGGTGGAGAAGCCGAATGGGGAACCAAGGAGGGTTGTCCAATCTGTGAGTGGGGTTGATATAGTGAACGATGGCTATCGATGGCGCAAATATGGACAGAAATATGTAAAAGGCAATGCAAATCCAAG GAGTTACTACAGGTGCTCAACTGCCAGTTGCTCGGCGAAGAAACATGTCGAGAGGGCATCTCATGATCCAAAAGTGGTCATTACCACATATGAGGGACAACATGCCCATGACACGCCACCTGCGAGGACCGTGACCGTTAACACAGCAGGTGCCGATTCTAATGTAGTATCGCTCAACGGGGAGTCAAGATCTACACCTGAGGAAAAAAGTTCAGGGTCTTGA
- the LOC131328923 gene encoding scarecrow-like transcription factor PAT1 codes for MSNTVYYHPAKEVESYCFPQFQALDHQSCYSNSSHEINFSIHTSRNKYCTLESSSPTCHFTISNSPSTVSFSSNGSSVSQQESQFHSPDTIYGSPMSGSYVTDDVNDFRHKLRELESAMLGPDSDILPESYDETLHGGIALPEIDSWRQIMGEIPRNDLKHVLIACAKAVSENDLPTAQCLMSQLRQMVSVSGEPIQRLGAYMLEGLVAKLASSGSLLYKTLKCKEPKSSDLFSYVHILYEVCPYFKFGYMSANGAIAEAMKKENRVHIVDFQIGQGSQWVTLIQAFAARPGGPPHIRITAIDDSTSAHARGGEISIVGKRLSRLAESFKVPFEFNGSSISGSEVRTENLRIQPGEALAVNFAFALHHMPDESVSTQNDRDRLLRQVKSLSPKVVTLVEQESNTNTAPFFPRFLEALDYYSAMFESIDVTLHREHKERINVEQHCLARDVVNVIACEGRERVERHELLGKWKSRFKMAGFSPYPLSSLVNATIKTLLENYSYKYRLEERDGALYLGWRSRDLVASSAWK; via the coding sequence ATGTCTAACACAGTATACTATCACCCGGCGAAAGAGGTGGAGTCCTATTGTTTTCCTCAGTTTCAAGCCCTAGACCACCAGTCATGCTATAGTAACAGCAGCCACGAGATTAACTTCTCCATTCACACTTCCCGCAATAAGTACTGCACCCTCGAGTCATCTTCACCAACTTGCCATTTCACCATTTCCAACTCACCCTCAACTGTCAGTTTCTCATCAAACGGAAGTTCCGTATCCCAACAAGAGTCTCAGTTTCACTCTCCAGATACCATCTATGGCTCCCCGATGAGTGGGTCCTATGTAACCGATGATGTTAACGACTTTAGGCATAAGCTACGTGAACTCGAATCTGCAATGCTAGGACCTGATTCGGATATACTCCCAGAAAGTTATGATGAAACCTTACACGGAGGAATAGCCTTGCCAGAGATAGACAGCTGGAGACAAATTATGGGAGAAATCCCCAGAAATGATTTGAAACACGTCCTCATCGCATGTGCAAAAGCAGTGTCCGAAAATGACTTGCCGACTGCTCAATGTTTGATGTCCCAGTTACGCCAAATGGTGTCAGTCTCTGGTGAACCGATTCAGCGGTTGGGAGCCTACATGTTGGAAGGGCTTGTCGCGAAGTTGGCCTCTTCTGGAAGTTTGTTGTACAAAACTTTGAAATGCAAAGAACCGAAAAGTTCAGATCTTTTCTCCTATGTGCACATTCTTTATGAGGTTTGCCCTTACTTCAAGTTCGGATACATGTCAGCAAACGGAGCCATAGCGGAAGCGATGAAAAAGGAAAACCGGGTCCACATCGTCGACTTCCAAATCGGTCAGGGGAGTCAGTGGGTGACCCTGATCCAGGCTTTTGCAGCCCGACCTGGCGGGCCACCCCACATCCGCATAACGGCAATTGACGATTCCACATCAGCGCACGCCCGTGGGGGAGAGATAAGCATAGTAGGAAAGAGGCTATCTAGGCTTGCTGAGTCATTTAAAGTGCCATTTGAGTTCAATGGTAGTTCCATCTCTGGTTCGGAAGTCCGGACAGAGAATCTTCGGATCCAACCCGGGGAGGCTCTGGCAGTGAACTTTGCATTTGCGCTTCACCACATGCCAGATGAGAGCGTGAGTACTCAGAATGATAGGGACCGTTTGTTGAGGCAAGTGAAAAGCCTGTCTCCCAAGGTGGTGACCTTAGTTGAGCAAGAATCCAACACAAACACTGCTCCTTTTTTCCCGCGGTTTCTTGAGGCGTTGGACTATTATTCGGCCATGTTTGAGTCGATTGACGTGACGCTTCACAGGGAACACAAGGAGCGGATCAACGTCGAGCAGCATTGTCTGGCAAGGGATGTGGTGAACGTGATAGCGTgcgaagggagagagagggtggaGAGGCACGAGCTTCTCGGGAAGTGGAAGTCCCGGTTCAAAATGGCGGGGTTTAGTCCCTACCCTTTGAGCTCTTTGGTCAATGCTACCATCAAAACACTGCTGGAGAACTACTCTTACAAATATAGACTTGAGGAGAGAGATGGGGCCTTGTATCTTGGTTGGAGGAGTAGAGATCTGGTTGCTTCTAGTGCTTGGAAGTAG
- the LOC131329851 gene encoding zinc finger CCCH domain-containing protein 18 isoform X2 — protein sequence MDLPESTKVVYNRIQKLEPENVSKILGYILIQENADRDMIRLAFSPDNLLHSLINKVKTRLGLTSTAPISAPISPPQLIPNQPLDIPLQFVHFSQSPSRPFSSPASLRANHPYTVEFAPPIYADSAANRDYHLQNQLQFLSLEDRLDNSVGSDFSSSNYYCPEPALGPRTRRSPSLPEFPLKVCHYYIKGFCKHGNNCRYFHPTPESFSQMLNNPSSSVFYNEDNFFSPGSLEKLELEITELLKSRRGFPVSIASLPMLYYEKYGKSLQAEGYLTESQRHGKAGYSLTKLLARLKNNIRLIDRPHGQHSVILAEDFPKYMEFNGERSDHGGIDASSRQIYLTFPAESTFTEQDVSNYFNKYGPVQDVRIPCQQKRMFGFVTFVFAETVKQILTKGNPHFVCGARVLVKPYREKSRLIDRKYVDKMQHSMYNGSPFDDQEPELHSMPQVCDNSTLIRHKLMEEHQALELERKHLSDMQLAPKAKNHHQYFGYSMDELKLPKARAEQTDFPSADHFSYMLDVLNNGSTADDKVRLINTRYDDQESQGLNLPDSPFAAPIGSGISTVT from the exons ATGGACCTTCCCGAGTCTACCAAAGTTGTATACAATAGGATCCAGAAACTAGAGCCAGAAAACGTCTCTAAAATCCTCGGATATATCCTGATACAAGAGAATGCTGATCGCGACATGATCCGTCTGGCCTTCAGCCCGGATAATTTGCTCCACTCTCTGATTAACAAAGTCAAAACCCGCCTTGGATTAACCTCCACAGCACCAATTTCCGCTCCCATTTCCCCACCTCAGTTGATCCCAAACCAGCCCTTGGATATCCCCCTACAGTTCGTGCATTTCTCCCAATCCCCATCTCGCCCCTTCTCATCGCCTGCTAGTCTAAGAGCTAACCATCCTTATACTGTGGAATTTGCGCCACCCATTTACGCTGATTCAGCTGCCAATCGTGACTACCACCTGCAAAACCAACTTCAGTTTCTATCACTGGAAGATCGTTTGGATAACTCTGTTGGTTCGGATTTCTCTAGCAGCAATTACTATTGCCCAGAACCGGCATTAGGCCCTAGAACCAGGAGGTCTCCAAGCTTGCCTGAATTTCCTCTCAAGGTTTGCCATTACTATATCAAGGGTTTCTGCAAGCACGGAAACAACTGTAGGTATTTCCACCCCACCCCAGAAAGCTTCTCTCAGATGCTCAACAACCCTAGTTCAAGCGTGTTTTATAATGAAGACAATTTTTTCTCACCTGGGTCTCTTGAGAAGTTAGAGTTGGAAATCACTGAGCTTTTGAAATCAAGGAGAGGGTTTCCTGTTTCGATTGCCTCTTTGCCAATGTTGTATTATGAGAAATATGGGAAGAGTTTGCAGGCTGAGGGCTACCTCACTGAGAGCCAGAGACACGGTAAGGCTGGCTATAGCCTTACCAAACTTCTTGCTCGATTGAAGAACAACATTCGTCTTATTGACAG ACCTCATGGCCAGCATTCGGTAATTTTGGCTGAAGATTTTCCGAAATATATGGAGTTCAATGGGGAAAGAAGTGATCATGGGGGGATTGATGCCAGTTCTCGGCAGATTTATCTTACTTTTCCAGCTGAGAGCACATTTACGGAGCAAGATGTTTCCAACTACTTCAA CAAGTATGGGCCTGTTCAAGATGTGAGGATTCCTTGCCAACAGAAGAGGATGTTTGGGTTTGTGACCTTTGTTTTTGCCGAGACAGTCAAGCAGATTTTGACAAAGGGAAATCCTCATTTCGTATGCGGTGCTCGTGTTCTGGTGAAACCTTACAGGGAGAAGTCAAGGCTTATTGACAG GAAATATGTGGACAAAATGCAGCACTCCATGTACAATGGCTCACCCTTTGATGATCAAGAACCTGAGCTTCACTCAA TGCCTCAAGTTTGCGACAATTCAACATTAATCAGGCATAAACTTATGGAAGAACATCAGGCACTTGAACTAGAGAGAAAGCATCTCTCAGATATGCAATTAGCACCCAAAGCCAAAAACCATCACCAGTACTTTGGCTACTCAATGGATGAGTTGAAGCTGCCTAAAG CGCGTGCAGAACAAACAGACTTCCCATCTGCTGACCATTTCAGTTATATGCTGGATGTGCTGAACAATGGTTCTACCGCTGACGACAAAGTTAGGCTCATAAATACCCGTTACGATGACCAGGAGAG TCAAGGACTTAATCTTCCAGACAGCCCATTTGCAGCTCCAATAGGGAGTGGCATCTCAACAGTGACATAG